A section of the Castanea sativa cultivar Marrone di Chiusa Pesio chromosome 12, ASM4071231v1 genome encodes:
- the LOC142620196 gene encoding uncharacterized protein LOC142620196 codes for MFNEIDGDLDVITIRTFKVGLPTEHDLRKSLTKKPVRSIHWLMDRIDEYRRVEEDQQEGKENAKGDHSGSVNQGNTSSRPPLSTINVIFATLGRTGSRPSRVMSVVRTLVEESSSEPKRIKGNVPPILGFSEEDKIGTIQPHDDTLVVTLRIGGYDVKKGDG; via the exons atgtttaatgagatcgaTGGTGATTTGGACGTTATAACgataaggactttcaaggttgGCCTTCCTACTGAGcacgacttaaggaaatctttgaccaaaaaaccgGTAAGGAGCATACATtggctcatggatcgcattgatgaGTATAGgcgggttgaggaagatcaacaagaAGGTAAGGAAAatgcgaag GGAGACCATTCAGGTTCGGTAAATCAGGGCAACACCTCTTCAAGGCCTCCTTTGAgtacaatcaatgttatctttGCTACTCTTGGGAGAACTGGTTCTCGTCCTTCCAGGGTGATGTCCGTAGTGCGAACCCTTGTCGAAGAGTCTAGTTCtgagccgaagaggattaaggggAATGTCCCACCAATTTTAGGTTTCTCAGAAGAAGATAAGATTGGGACTATTCAACCGCATGATGATACTTTGGTAGTTACGTTAAGGATAGGAGGCTACGACGTGAAAAAGGGTGATGGTTGA